The Aspergillus oryzae RIB40 DNA, chromosome 5 genome segment TAGTGATATGGGAGTGAAAATCATCTCATTCTACTACTTAAAAATGACCGGATACCAATGTTGTCTTTATAAGGTCATTTTTACTGCATTCCCTCGTTGACAGCTACTATCGTTAGCGTGGAATATTGCTTCTAATTGTACCAATCTGGGTACATCATGCAACGTTATATTAACAATCTCTCTGAGCAATGAATGTCAATTATACCAGAATGAGTCAGGTAAAGTACCACTTAGTTCCTCAAGTCACATATTCCATTACTAGACTTGCCTAAATATGATAATGAGATCACGTACTCGGGTACTGTTTTGGTACTACACTGCTAGTTGCAGCCTAATCTTACACAAATCATAATGCTAGTAACTTTGTTATCATTGTGTACGTGGGGTTAACCtacttcaccatctcctAGTCATAAGGCGAATGAGGATACTGGGGTCACACGGATTTATGAATCACCGTATAATCAAATCGTTCAGCGTAGGCTTCGACAATTTCAAAaagtttctcttcctgtctgaacctttttcttttcttttcttttctttcttttttttttttttttttaaaaaaaaaaaaaaaaaaaacctcGATGAGCCTTTTTTTGAACTTGAGATTTATATAGATCAGCAAGCATTTGTCCAAGATGCCCCTGAGGAGTGTGTGAGACTCGTTTATCACTACCTGCTAGAGAATTTGCTGTCACCCAGCATGTGGCCGAATGCATCTCCGATCCCATGTTAATCTCCACAAGCCCGGTCTGTCATTGTTATTTCACCAATAGTCTATGTAGGATATTGCAGGTACCAATTATGAGGATGAAGGCTGAAAAACTTGTGCGATGTACGACTCTGCTCAACGAGTAGTGTATAAGGTATGAGGTCTTGGCCTCAAACGCAGAGGATGGATACACAAGACGCATTTGGATAGCTTAGGGTGTTAGTTTGCCGATCACGTTTATCTTTCTAACCTTTTCAGACGAGCTTCGAGTAGTTAGATAAAGAAACCGAAACCAAAGAATAGGCAAGTAAGATTAGATTGTACGAGGGTAGATAGCTTCCCGTGACCTAAAGCTACTACTTGATACCCCGTAAGCACGGAAGGGCGTTTGCCATTGGTTCTGTGTGGAAATGAGATGGAGCTAAGAGGTAGAGGGGCTTAACTATTCTGGTATAGTTCTCAGTTCGATCGAACGCAACGGTTATCCTTGATCGACACCTACTAGTCCTTTGTTGTAACGGATGCATCATGCATGTAATGAGATGAGATTTGACCTACAATAACAGTTCCTCTCCTACACTGAGCCTTCAAGGCCAAAGTCATCTCTACTTATATAAAATGCATCTGTTCTTATATGCACTTCTTTGAGCTTATTAACCTCACCTTCCACTCATTAACAACACAATGGCCTCTTCCCCAGACCTAGACACCCCAATGCCACCAGACCACCGCACAACTTCCGGCCTCCTAGCAGAATATTACATCTTAACGGTAATCGCCCTGGCTCTCGTTCTCCTACGAGCATGGGTATGCCTCCGCCTAACCAGAAACTGGGGCTGGGACGACACATGCATCGTAATCGCCTGGGTATACATCTCCTCACCCAACTCAATACGAAAACTACTAAGGTCAAGACACCTAGATCGCCCTCCTAGCCGGCCTCATAACAATCCAACTCGAAGCCAACCTCGGCCTCGGCCGCCACGCCATCTACCTCCCGGACCCAGAGCACACGGTCCTCCAAATCCTAAAGGTCAACACAATCTACCAAATATTCAACGTCATCTGCGCCCTGGTAACCAAATACTCAATCAGCTTCTACATCCTCCGAATCCGAAACAGCCGTGCTGTGCGCTGGATACTAGCCTGGCTCATGTTATTCATGACACTAACTACTATCGGTGCCGTCGTCATTCTCGCTGTCTCCTGTATCCCGCTAGAGAAACAGTGGAATAAGGATGTCCCCGGTACTTGTCTACCCCCGAAGACTGTGTACAGCGTTGCGTATGTTCAGTCCGCGTTCACGATCGTTATCGATCTTTGCTTGACCTCGGCTCCGGTTATCATCCTCTGGGATGTGAAGATTAAACGCGGTCGCAAGACGCTGATATGTGGGCTTATGAGTCTCGGTCTTGTTGCTACTGTTTCGAATGCTTTGAGGAATTGTTATCAGGGTGGATTGACCGCGCCGGATATGCCTTGTatgtttccttcctctcttctcctttttaCTCTGCTATCAGTCAGTGCATGAGAACCTCCAATCACTAACATGATGAATTAAATAGATGCCATAACAAACGTAGCCATCGTTTCAATCCTCGAAGTCGGAACCGGGGTTATTGCCGCTTGTATCCCGGCCTGCGTTCCGGCTTTCCGGTGTAGACAGAAAGCCGAGCCAGTGGCGAATAGTTATCGGGACAAGAAGATTTCTGTTATTAGGGGAGGTCGGTGGGATGAGGGTTCTGGCAATTGGTCGTTGGGGAATGCTATGTCTGATTCTATTGCGTTGTGTGGAGTTAAGTCGCCGGGTAGGGTTGTTACCAAGGTGACGGCTTGTTAGGGTTGGGTTGATTAATTGGTATGTTGGGATGTTTGGGTTTAAGATATGCTGTCAGGGTATTGGGCGATATTGTGTGGAAGATGGGTGTTGAGAGTGTGGTAATGTATAATTACGGAATAGGACTTGTTGTAACATGGTTCTTGGTGACTGTGGTCAGCTTAGGTGAGTTAAACTCACGGCATGTTGCGACTGTCACTACTTCCTTCTATTGCTTATCTAGGTCGGTCACCTTAGAGCTAGCCTTATCGATGGATAGTAGCTGTAAAACATGACTGAGATCTAAGTAAGCGGCGATGGAGCCGGTGCCGGTGTCGATGTTAACTTACTACTATAACTTACTAATCAGATCTGAAGAGTGTATTTTGTTAATCGACAATAGTACTTGTCAGTTACGTATTCTGAAATATCCACAGAGAAGGGGTATGAAATACGGTTGACGCAGGATTGTCTGTAGTAACACAAATCCACTCTTTAAGAGCACCACTAGAATATACAGTATTATTGGCTTATCCTATGTAGACTATGGTCACCAGACAAATTAGAACAACATCCACCTAGCATATGACACGAACTTACCGCCATAATTGAAGAACGCGATCGCCGCCTCCAGTCGCTACAATATTATCTGTAGGACTCCATGCAATACCGAGTACTAAAAGCGAAGGCCACGAAGTCAGTATACAGGCAACAGAACTCTCTGATAGAAGGAGTAAGTACCCGAGTTTCCATGAGCTCCAAGCCGCATCTCAGCAACACCTGTACTAATGTCCCATAGATACACAGTCATATCCTTGGAGCCGCTCAGGAGCCAGTTGCCTGTAGGATCTGGGGAGACACTCAAAACCATATCCTGAATTCGGGCTAATTAGTTGTGCCTCGAAGAGCTAATGACTTGGATAGAAAGTTGCATGCGAACCTGGTGAGCTTTGTATATCAATGTACAGTCGTTAGGAGTTATATCTTCGTTGACGAAGGCTTTCAAGGAATCAATATTCCATAGCTTTGCTGTTCCATCCATACCCCCGGAGATAATACTTCGGCAATCTGGAGTGAATGAAAGAGCCATGACATTCTCATCGTGAGCTTGAAACTCCAATACTTTCTCTATTTTCGTCCCACTTGCGCTAGCAGTACCAGGATCTAGTGAATCAGCACGCCAGATATAGATCATCCCATCGTCGCACCCGGCAGCAATATAACCTGAGTCGGGAGACACTGCGACTATATATACATCGTCAGCTGTGTGGAGCGTCCCGAGCTGCCGAATACCAGATGCTGCATCCAGATCCCAAGCCTTGACAGTCTTATTTCTCTCGGAAAACGCGATTAGATGGCCAGTAGCCGAAAGATCTAGAGTGAAGAACCCAGTTTCACTACCACAAGGGAttcgtcgaagaaggctTCCCATATAGTTCCAAACCTGTGACAAGACATATATTAGTAACGGGCATATTCTTGTACGATGTGAGCAAACGTACGCGTATATTGCCATCGCTATGTGCGGTAAGCAGAAGATAATTATCAGGCAAAAACCTCACTCTTACACAGAGACAGTCGTGACTATATCCCTCATCTTGTAGACGAGCCACCTGAGTTCCGGTTGAAACCTCGACTATTTGTACGGCGCCATCTGCGCATCCAACAGCAATATATTTGCCATCGTTACTAAACTGGACACAGTTGACAATGCTATCGTGCGTCACGCTATGAAGCAGGTCTatctcccagttcttgtctATGTCAGGGTTGATCACAGCAGACCATCGGTCACCAGCCTTTTTCCGCTCCGGCGGCAGCTCGTCCCAATTTCTCATCACCTCGTCAAGGTTAACTCCTAACCCTGATGGATAGGAGAGGTATGGGCCGGGAGATGTCACGGGCGAGCTCCTCGAAATCGAGGGTGGAGTAAGCATTTTCGAAGCAGAGcagaattttcttttagcTCATGAAGAAAATTCCAGTCCTTTCAACTAATCATGGGTTTGGCCATTGGCGAGTATATGAAGTGCGAGCGAACCTATACACATCCATACCCCAATTGGCGTGGGGGACCGGTCAAGTTAGGCAGCACTTTCCACTGAAAATCCCTGTGGATATCCACATTTCCAGATCGACACAAACAACCTCTTAGATGCCGCAACTCGCTCGGAATCAGTGCAAAGCTAAGAAATAAGCTCAGTATATGGTTGCCTACACGGGTGGCAAGTTAATTCAACATTAATGCACTTTAATATCGCCGTTGAACAGACACGGGATGGTAAGAGCTTCTTTCAAACAGAACAGAAGCAGCCCGCTTCGGCCCACCCCTGAACAATATAATCTGGTCCCCGGAGATCTCCGTTTCATCAGCAGTCGAGCATTAAGAGAATGGAACCGTCAGTGGAACCCTGCCATCATTGGGGATTTTAGCTGTCGGGTCAACTCCGACTTTATACTCCTTTACACCACAGCGCCGGGACCCGAGGAACCCGTCGACCCTCGAAACCCAAGCGGTCCATTGCTCCCGTCTCTACTGGACGCGAAGGATATTCTAATAGAAAATCACTGGACATGCCGATGGAGAATTTTCTTATAAATCTCTCTGTCAATTGACGCTCGACTTGATCCTTGGACGCCGATTGTGACTCTCAGGGCGTTGAAGATCTGAATAAAATGGCTTCAAAGACCATTTGTTTAGAAATTTGTCGTTCAGCAAGGGCAAAGGAACCGAAGCGCGATACAATCTTGTCTGTTTGTGAGTCTGGATGCGACAAATGGATGACAGCGGAGAATCTTGGGTGGGGCTAATATGACAGAAGCATTCCGTTGAATGATTGGAATTtggcaagctgaagaagatggtagGATACAGTCTAGCCCAGGTAAGCGGTGAAATGAGGATATCCCGTGGTGAACTTGTGGAGCAATGGCAACTGTGAATTTTATAAAACCGATGCCAACTACGTGATTAACGACAACCGAAGATTCATGGCTAACAGAATAGGCAACCCTTACGGGTGCTAGGATGAATCAAAGGCGTGAGGTTATGGCAAGACAACAGAGAACTAGAGCTTGCCCAAACCTGATTATGGAGAGATGGTCTATGATTACTGCGTTGAATCAAGTCGGTGCGCCTTGTATCTACTACACAGAAGTATTAAATATACTATCATTATATAATATCTGCTAAGCTATATTAGATACCGCTGTTCTCATCTATTATATCACTATTCTAGTTGTATAAGAAATTGACTCCCCGATTGTAGCCGGTCCTATTGCTAATCTTTCATCCAGAACAGAAACGAACACTATGCTGATCTTCGGTGAAGGTATCCTGTATCTACTATATTGACCGGCTTTTGGAAAGATGCAAGGTATGTGATTGAGTGCAGTGATCAGTGTACCATACACTCTAACTTTATGTTTCCTGTGTTGGTTCTACGTAGAAGAACATGGTACACATTTAGATGAAAGACTTCATTGGAAAACTCTATACCGACAATATCtataagaagaaaaccaaacccaGTCATTGAGGAGTCAATGCAGATATACATGACCCTAATGACACTGCCGCTCATCGTCTAGGCGAAGGTAGGCAGAACAGTGATGGTGGTAGTGCTCGTGACCACAACCTGCTTGGTGACTGTCACTACGGTGACGGAGGCAGCATCCACGGAGGAGATAGTGccagcagccgcagcagaAGTGGAGCTGAGGACGGCCCTGGCGGTGCTACCGGCGGTAGCGTGGGTGGGGGCAGCGGTTTCAGCGGGGGTGACGGTGGTGAAGGTCTCGTCACAGTCGCTGGTGGACTCGGGGGCCGCGGAGGAGGCAGCGGGGGTAGTGGACACGCTGGCGACGGCGCTGGTAACGGCGTTGCTGCTAGCGGCGCTGCTGGGGTAGGCAGTTTTCTGGGCGGGGGCCGACACCGACGCGCTGGAAGCAGGGATGGAGTCGCCAGCGGCGATGATCTTGGCGGCGGCAGCTTCGGCGGCAATCATGACGATGGCCTGAGTGTTGCCGGTAGGCAGGTCGGGGTGGATAC includes the following:
- a CDS encoding uncharacterized protein (predicted protein); translation: MASSPDLDTPMPPDHRTTSGLLAEYYILTVIALALVLLRAWVCLRLTRNWGWDDTCIVIAWIALLAGLITIQLEANLGLGRHAIYLPDPEHTVLQILKVNTIYQIFNVICALVTKYSISFYILRIRNSRAVRWILAWLMLFMTLTTIGAVVILAVSCIPLEKQWNKDVPGTCLPPKTVYSVAYVQSAFTIVIDLCLTSAPVIILWDVKIKRGRKTLICGLMSLGLVATVSNALRNCYQGGLTAPDMPYAITNVAIVSILEVGTGVIAACIPACVPAFRCRQKAEPVANSYRDKKISVIRGGRWDEGSGNWSLGNAMSDSIALCGVKSPGRVVTKVTAC
- a CDS encoding putative cellobiose dehydrogenase (WD40 repeat-containing protein); the encoded protein is MYDVLGGFFKGLGWKSVNQHEQPNEKHQAYGYPSWSVANGIRAGPVRSYLPLAQELDNFSLRLQTKVRRLVRRGGRITGVEVETESGAIEIINIRAGGKVVLAAGSMSTPRVLFNSGIGPAKQIENVKSGSTGITVPAQEEWINLPVGENLKDHPMFTISVHTKSNFTAFNTSSVLSGPAAAVQQLYSKGSAKRKFCSASKMLTPPSISRSSPVTSPGPYLSYPSGLGVNLDEVMRNWDELPPERKKAGDRWSAVINPDIDKNWEIDLLHSVTHDSIVNCVQFSNDGKYIAVGCADGAVQIVEVSTGTQVARLQDEGYSHDCLCVRVRFLPDNYLLLTAHSDGNIRVWNYMGSLLRRIPCGSETGFFTLDLSATGHLIAFSERNKTVKAWDLDAASGIRQLGTLHTADDVYIVAVSPDSGYIAAGCDDGMIYIWRADSLDPGTASASGTKIEKVLEFQAHDENVMALSFTPDCRSIISGGMDGTAKLWNIDSLKAFVNEDITPNDCTLIYKAHQDMVLSVSPDPTGNWLLSGSKDMTVYLWDISTGVAEMRLGAHGNSVLGIAWSPTDNIVATGGGDRVLQLWRYYPSIRLALR